From the Megalops cyprinoides isolate fMegCyp1 chromosome 21, fMegCyp1.pri, whole genome shotgun sequence genome, one window contains:
- the LOC118796533 gene encoding grainyhead-like protein 2 homolog isoform X2 translates to MSQETDNKRLVVVLPNEAPFHPRRTYTSEDEAWKSYLENPLTAATKAMMSINGDEDSAAALGLLYDYYKVPKEKRLLPIAKVVEISEEHEKSRTALVANGSQGPVETVDNHVQVLKSVPMNLSLNTEHPDGKREAYGTAAGEGGATAVLKTEACGPVFMSAASHYRVEGEEPPRVVYEHDPYEMSSVHHAGYTKEDQRSTPDSIYEEEQDKFHTSSLGANEFVYDQQGVDTFQYTLEATRSVRQKQGEGPMTYLNKGQFYAVTLNETGTNKCLRHPISKVRSVIMVVFSEDKNRDEQLKYWKYWHSRQHTAKQRVLDIADYKESFNTIGNIEEIAYNAISFTWDVNEEAKIFITVNCLSTDFSSQKGVKGLPLMIQIDTYSYNNRSNKPLHRAYSQIKVFCDKGAERKIRDEERKQIRKKAKGQPSAPQHVNGKDGDLATAPALRKSDVTYFKNMTDLDSQPVLFIPDVHFGNLQRAGQVFAFNAEELEREGSVLVKRMFRTSEDDYCPPPKQIKEETQKRVLLYVRRESDEVFDALMLKSPTLKGLMEALSEKYSVPTERMAKIYKKSKKGILVNMDDNIIEHYSNEDTFILGIESFGDAYKITLTEI, encoded by the exons ATGTCACAGGAGACAGACAA CAAGCGCCTGGTGGTGGTGCTGCCAAACGAGGCACCCTTTCACCCGAGGCGGACCTACACCAGCGAGGATGAGGCCTGGAAGTCCTACCTGGAGAACCCGCTGACGGCCGCCACCAAGGCCATGATGAGCATCAACGGGGACGAGGACAGTGCGGCTGCCCTGGGGCTGCTCTATGACTACTACAAG GTTCCGAAAGAAAAGAGATTGTTGCCCATTGCGAAAGTGGTTGAAATTTCAGAGGAGCATGAAAAGAG CAGGACTGCCCTGGTAGCAAACGGCAGCCAGGGTCCCGTGGAAACGGTGGATAACCACGTCCAGGTGCTGAAGTCGGTGCCGATGAACCTGTCCCTGAACACGGAGCACCCGGACGGCAAGCGGGAGGCCTACGGGACAGCGGCCGGGGAGGGTGGGGCCACGGCGGTGCTGAAGACCGAGGCGTGTGGCCCTGTGTTCATGAGCGCGGCGTCACACTacagggtggagggggaggagccgcCGCGGGTCGTTTATGAGCACGACCCCTACGAGATGTCGTCCGTCCACCACGCCGGGTACACCAAGGAGGACCAGCGGAGCACCCCCGACAGCATCTACGAGGAAGAACAGGAT AAATTCCACACCTCATCTTTGGGAGCCAATGAGTTTGTCTACGACCAACAAGGAGT GGACACTTTTCAGTACACACTGGAAGCCACCAGATCTGTCCGTCagaagcagggggaggggccaaTGACCTACCTGAACAAGGGGCAATTCTACGCTGTGACCCTGAATGAGACGGGCACCAACAAGTGCCTGCGACATCCCATCAGCAAAGTGAGG AGCGTGATCATGGTGGTGTTCAGTGAGGATAAGAACCGAGACGAGCAGCTCAAGTACTGGAAATACTGGCACTCCCGGCAGCACACGGCCAAGCAGAGGGTGTTGGATATTG CTGACTACAAAGAGAGCTTCAACACCATTGGGAACATCGAGGAAATCGCCTACAACGCCATCTCCTTTACCTGGGATGTGAATGAGGAAGCTAAG ATCTTCATCACGGTGAACTGTCTGAGCACGGACTTCTCTTCTCAGAAGGGTGTGAAAGGCCTCCCGCTTATGATCCAGATCGATACCTACAGCTATAACAACCGCAGCAACAAGCCGCTCCACAGAGCCTACTCCCAGATCAAGGTCTTCTGTGACAAG ggAGCGGAGAGGAAGATCCGGGATGAGGAGAGGAAGCAGATCCGCAAGAAGGCCAAAGGTCAGCCGTCCGCTCCCCAGCATGTGAACG GGAAGGACGGCGACCTGGCCACGGCGCCGGCGCTCAGGAAGTCCGACGTCACCTACTTCAAAAACATGACCGACCTGGACTCCCAGCCCGTCCTCTTCATCCCGGACGTCCACTTCGGCAACCTGCAGAGGGCGGGGCAG GTCTTTGCTTTCAACGCTGAAGAGCTGGAGAGGGAAGG GAGTGTGCTGGTGAAGAGGATGTTCAGGACGTCTGAGGATGACTactgcccccctcccaaacaGATCAAAGAGGAGACTCAGAAGAGAG TTCTTCTGTACGTGAGGAGGGAGTCTGACGAGGTGTTTGATGCCTTGATGCTGAAGTCCCCAACCTTGAAGGGGCTTATGGAAGCA CTATCGGAAAAATACAGTGTGCCTACAGAGAGGATGGcaaaaatctacaaaaaaagcaaaaaagg GATTCTGGTCAACATGGATGACAACATCATCGAGCACTACTCCAATGAGGACACCTTTATCCTGGGCATCGAGAGCTTTGGGGACGCCTACAAAATCACGCTCACGGAAATCTGA
- the LOC118796533 gene encoding grainyhead-like protein 2 homolog isoform X1, whose product MSQETDNKRLVVVLPNEAPFHPRRTYTSEDEAWKSYLENPLTAATKAMMSINGDEDSAAALGLLYDYYKVPKEKRLLPIAKVVEISEEHEKRTALVANGSQGPVETVDNHVQVLKSVPMNLSLNTEHPDGKREAYGTAAGEGGATAVLKTEACGPVFMSAASHYRVEGEEPPRVVYEHDPYEMSSVHHAGYTKEDQRSTPDSIYEEEQDKFHTSSLGANEFVYDQQGVDTFQYTLEATRSVRQKQGEGPMTYLNKGQFYAVTLNETGTNKCLRHPISKVRSVIMVVFSEDKNRDEQLKYWKYWHSRQHTAKQRVLDIADYKESFNTIGNIEEIAYNAISFTWDVNEEAKIFITVNCLSTDFSSQKGVKGLPLMIQIDTYSYNNRSNKPLHRAYSQIKVFCDKGAERKIRDEERKQIRKKAKGQPSAPQHVNGKDGDLATAPALRKSDVTYFKNMTDLDSQPVLFIPDVHFGNLQRAGQVFAFNAEELEREGSVLVKRMFRTSEDDYCPPPKQIKEETQKRVLLYVRRESDEVFDALMLKSPTLKGLMEALSEKYSVPTERMAKIYKKSKKGILVNMDDNIIEHYSNEDTFILGIESFGDAYKITLTEI is encoded by the exons ATGTCACAGGAGACAGACAA CAAGCGCCTGGTGGTGGTGCTGCCAAACGAGGCACCCTTTCACCCGAGGCGGACCTACACCAGCGAGGATGAGGCCTGGAAGTCCTACCTGGAGAACCCGCTGACGGCCGCCACCAAGGCCATGATGAGCATCAACGGGGACGAGGACAGTGCGGCTGCCCTGGGGCTGCTCTATGACTACTACAAG GTTCCGAAAGAAAAGAGATTGTTGCCCATTGCGAAAGTGGTTGAAATTTCAGAGGAGCATGAAAAGAG GACTGCCCTGGTAGCAAACGGCAGCCAGGGTCCCGTGGAAACGGTGGATAACCACGTCCAGGTGCTGAAGTCGGTGCCGATGAACCTGTCCCTGAACACGGAGCACCCGGACGGCAAGCGGGAGGCCTACGGGACAGCGGCCGGGGAGGGTGGGGCCACGGCGGTGCTGAAGACCGAGGCGTGTGGCCCTGTGTTCATGAGCGCGGCGTCACACTacagggtggagggggaggagccgcCGCGGGTCGTTTATGAGCACGACCCCTACGAGATGTCGTCCGTCCACCACGCCGGGTACACCAAGGAGGACCAGCGGAGCACCCCCGACAGCATCTACGAGGAAGAACAGGAT AAATTCCACACCTCATCTTTGGGAGCCAATGAGTTTGTCTACGACCAACAAGGAGT GGACACTTTTCAGTACACACTGGAAGCCACCAGATCTGTCCGTCagaagcagggggaggggccaaTGACCTACCTGAACAAGGGGCAATTCTACGCTGTGACCCTGAATGAGACGGGCACCAACAAGTGCCTGCGACATCCCATCAGCAAAGTGAGG AGCGTGATCATGGTGGTGTTCAGTGAGGATAAGAACCGAGACGAGCAGCTCAAGTACTGGAAATACTGGCACTCCCGGCAGCACACGGCCAAGCAGAGGGTGTTGGATATTG CTGACTACAAAGAGAGCTTCAACACCATTGGGAACATCGAGGAAATCGCCTACAACGCCATCTCCTTTACCTGGGATGTGAATGAGGAAGCTAAG ATCTTCATCACGGTGAACTGTCTGAGCACGGACTTCTCTTCTCAGAAGGGTGTGAAAGGCCTCCCGCTTATGATCCAGATCGATACCTACAGCTATAACAACCGCAGCAACAAGCCGCTCCACAGAGCCTACTCCCAGATCAAGGTCTTCTGTGACAAG ggAGCGGAGAGGAAGATCCGGGATGAGGAGAGGAAGCAGATCCGCAAGAAGGCCAAAGGTCAGCCGTCCGCTCCCCAGCATGTGAACG GGAAGGACGGCGACCTGGCCACGGCGCCGGCGCTCAGGAAGTCCGACGTCACCTACTTCAAAAACATGACCGACCTGGACTCCCAGCCCGTCCTCTTCATCCCGGACGTCCACTTCGGCAACCTGCAGAGGGCGGGGCAG GTCTTTGCTTTCAACGCTGAAGAGCTGGAGAGGGAAGG GAGTGTGCTGGTGAAGAGGATGTTCAGGACGTCTGAGGATGACTactgcccccctcccaaacaGATCAAAGAGGAGACTCAGAAGAGAG TTCTTCTGTACGTGAGGAGGGAGTCTGACGAGGTGTTTGATGCCTTGATGCTGAAGTCCCCAACCTTGAAGGGGCTTATGGAAGCA CTATCGGAAAAATACAGTGTGCCTACAGAGAGGATGGcaaaaatctacaaaaaaagcaaaaaagg GATTCTGGTCAACATGGATGACAACATCATCGAGCACTACTCCAATGAGGACACCTTTATCCTGGGCATCGAGAGCTTTGGGGACGCCTACAAAATCACGCTCACGGAAATCTGA